A section of the Gemmatimonadaceae bacterium genome encodes:
- a CDS encoding LysR family transcriptional regulator: MDAVLLRGFVETADAGSLSRAARQLGVSQPSLTGQMQRLEQQLGVELLERHGRGVRLTEAGRALYPRARRLLDEMRAAEDAVRREGAIAAATLRVGAIPTVAPYVMPSALVRWRARDASTRVELREDYSAVLARALHEGTLDVVIAALPYTFDGLETEVLGVDRLVVAVPSTHPAARAGRITLAQLHDAPAITLDPAHCLGEQVAGFCSSRAVNPSVVCRTAQLATVLELVGAGVGVSIVPAIAAVRHNTPQCVYVPLEGHALMREIVAVSRRGAAVDGGFLACVREGLNG; encoded by the coding sequence ATGGACGCCGTGCTCTTGAGGGGCTTTGTGGAGACCGCCGACGCCGGGTCGCTGAGCCGGGCGGCGCGGCAGCTGGGAGTGTCGCAGCCCTCGCTGACGGGGCAGATGCAGCGCCTCGAGCAGCAGCTGGGGGTGGAGCTGCTGGAGCGCCACGGGCGCGGGGTCCGGCTCACGGAGGCCGGCCGGGCCCTCTACCCGCGGGCGCGTCGGCTGCTCGACGAGATGCGCGCCGCGGAAGACGCGGTGCGCCGCGAGGGCGCGATCGCCGCCGCCACGCTGCGGGTGGGGGCGATTCCCACGGTGGCGCCCTACGTGATGCCGAGCGCCCTCGTCCGGTGGCGCGCGCGCGACGCCAGCACGCGGGTGGAGCTGCGTGAGGACTACAGCGCCGTGCTGGCGCGGGCACTGCACGAAGGCACGCTCGATGTAGTGATTGCCGCGCTGCCGTACACCTTCGACGGGCTGGAGACGGAGGTCCTCGGCGTGGACCGCCTGGTGGTGGCGGTGCCGAGCACGCATCCCGCGGCGCGCGCGGGGCGGATTACGCTCGCGCAGCTGCACGATGCGCCGGCGATCACGCTCGATCCGGCACACTGTCTGGGCGAGCAGGTGGCGGGGTTTTGTTCGAGTCGCGCGGTGAATCCTTCGGTGGTGTGCCGCACGGCGCAGCTCGCCACCGTGTTGGAGCTGGTGGGCGCCGGCGTTGGCGTGTCGATCGTGCCGGCCATTGCCGCGGTGCGGCACAATACGCCGCAGTGTGTGTACGTGCCGCTCGAGGGTCACGCGCTGATGCGGGAGATTGTGGCGGTCTCTCGGCGCGGGGCTGCGGTTGATGGTGGGTTCTTGGCGTGTGTGCGCGAGGGACTCAACGGCTGA